A portion of the Roseovarius sp. M141 genome contains these proteins:
- a CDS encoding RNA polymerase sigma factor has protein sequence MFAEPRPAMPEVSRCDTEAKLIEGRNKFLGFLRKRLSSAQDAEDVFQDFCVKVLQSHATIRSGERLDAWMGITLRHTLTDYYRRRATRNRGAEAYANEAKILAPETEDFDGRACSCVSAAMRKLDPAQAELLTRLDLRDDSRKEIAADLGVSLNALGVRVHRSRAALKTKIAEFCPVCGEGRFMQCDCNHSRNIRSLSSPPQRELMPQM, from the coding sequence ATGTTCGCTGAACCAAGACCCGCAATGCCAGAGGTCTCGCGTTGTGACACCGAGGCAAAACTCATCGAAGGCCGCAACAAGTTTCTCGGGTTTCTTCGCAAACGCCTCAGCTCTGCGCAGGATGCCGAAGATGTTTTTCAGGATTTCTGCGTCAAGGTGCTGCAAAGCCACGCCACTATTAGGAGCGGCGAGCGACTGGATGCCTGGATGGGCATCACCTTGCGGCACACTCTGACCGACTATTATCGGCGTCGGGCGACGAGAAATCGAGGGGCAGAAGCCTATGCAAACGAGGCCAAAATACTGGCGCCGGAGACAGAGGATTTCGATGGCCGCGCCTGCAGTTGCGTTTCTGCCGCGATGCGAAAGCTGGATCCTGCCCAAGCCGAATTGCTGACGCGTCTGGATTTGAGGGACGATTCACGCAAAGAGATTGCGGCTGATCTGGGGGTGAGTCTGAACGCCTTGGGTGTCCGCGTCCATCGAAGCCGAGCTGCATTGAAGACAAAGATTGCCGAGTTCTGCCCGGTCTGCGGCGAAGGCCGGTTTATGCAGTGTGACTGTAACCATTCGCGCAATATACGATCCTTGTCGTCCCCGCCTCAGAGGGAATTGATGCCCCAGATGTAA
- a CDS encoding isoprenylcysteine carboxylmethyltransferase family protein, which translates to MNESFNHAGAWGITLIVIVLVSWFFYRYFAPKNWREWVGAGVVQAFIIALYAEMYGFPLTIYLLVRFFGLDSEYVSASLWSTLVGFGETGMLISMLLGYALGFIGIGLFIQGWRQVHKARGENRLVTDGLYAYVRHPQYTGLFIALFGEGVVHWPTLFSVGFFPVIVLVYTWLALREEQQVLQQFGEAYRAYQRQVPMFIPRWGRWRQLAAASRDSSDD; encoded by the coding sequence ATGAATGAATCGTTTAACCACGCTGGAGCCTGGGGCATCACACTGATCGTTATCGTCTTGGTGTCTTGGTTCTTCTATCGTTATTTCGCGCCGAAGAACTGGCGGGAATGGGTCGGCGCCGGGGTGGTTCAGGCCTTTATCATCGCGCTTTATGCGGAAATGTACGGCTTTCCGCTCACTATCTATCTGTTGGTGCGCTTCTTCGGTTTGGATAGCGAATATGTCAGCGCCAGTCTTTGGTCGACCCTGGTAGGGTTCGGCGAAACCGGCATGCTAATCTCAATGCTGCTAGGCTATGCGCTCGGCTTTATCGGGATAGGTCTCTTTATTCAGGGGTGGCGTCAGGTCCACAAGGCACGAGGCGAAAACCGTCTGGTGACAGACGGTTTGTATGCGTATGTGCGGCATCCGCAGTACACAGGTCTGTTTATTGCTCTGTTCGGAGAAGGCGTGGTGCATTGGCCGACGCTTTTCTCGGTCGGCTTTTTTCCGGTGATCGTGCTTGTCTACACATGGCTGGCTCTGCGTGAGGAACAGCAGGTACTCCAGCAGTTTGGCGAAGCCTACCGCGCCTATCAGCGGCAGGTGCCAATGTTCATCCCTCGTTGGGGCCGCTGGCGTCAACTCGCGGCCGCTTCACGAGACAGCAGTGATGACTAG
- a CDS encoding DMT family transporter: protein MTVLNAFKIIIVMLLWAACYPLLTIGIVLAPHLSFATLRAVIAGLVLVGVACALRRPFPRDARVWMTLAVMGLGGTSLGFLGMFHAAEFVSPGIATVIANTQPLLAAGLGGIILGERLSRRGKVGLFIGFLGIVVIAAPQLFSSGGDNYAIGIAYIVLAALGVTVSNVTIKKIIGRVDLLMAMGLQFLIGSIPLALAAGIMENPAAIQWSFTFITVLLTLALFGSALVYILWMSVLSEVPLNQANAFSFLIPVFGLTMGVLFYGESLGLLKLLGILLAIIGVVLVTRKGAAPEANAPTPLSIAPN, encoded by the coding sequence ATGACAGTCTTAAATGCGTTCAAAATTATCATTGTAATGCTGCTTTGGGCAGCATGCTACCCACTCTTAACGATCGGCATTGTCCTCGCACCACACCTGAGTTTTGCCACACTGCGCGCCGTTATCGCCGGTCTGGTTCTGGTCGGGGTGGCCTGTGCGCTACGCCGCCCGTTTCCTCGCGATGCCAGAGTTTGGATGACTTTGGCTGTCATGGGCCTCGGGGGGACCAGCCTCGGCTTTCTGGGCATGTTCCACGCGGCGGAATTCGTCTCGCCCGGGATCGCCACGGTCATTGCGAACACCCAGCCTCTGCTGGCGGCGGGACTGGGCGGTATCATATTGGGGGAACGTCTGAGTCGCCGGGGGAAGGTGGGGCTGTTCATCGGCTTTCTGGGGATTGTCGTCATCGCAGCCCCGCAGCTTTTTTCCAGCGGCGGGGACAATTACGCCATTGGCATCGCGTATATCGTTCTTGCGGCACTTGGTGTCACTGTCAGCAATGTGACGATCAAGAAGATCATTGGCCGGGTCGATCTGCTCATGGCAATGGGTTTGCAGTTTTTGATCGGGAGCATACCGCTGGCTCTCGCGGCGGGGATCATGGAGAACCCTGCGGCAATCCAGTGGTCGTTCACCTTCATCACGGTCTTGCTTACGCTCGCCCTGTTCGGCTCGGCACTGGTTTACATTCTTTGGATGTCGGTTCTAAGTGAAGTGCCGCTAAATCAGGCCAATGCGTTCAGTTTCCTTATTCCGGTCTTCGGCCTGACGATGGGAGTGTTGTTTTATGGCGAATCCCTGGGCCTGCTGAAACTCCTCGGAATTTTGCTGGCGATTATTGGCGTCGTTCTGGTGACCCGAAAAGGTGCCGCACCGGAGGCCAATGCGCCGACGCCACTCAGCATCGCACCGAATTGA
- a CDS encoding RNA polymerase sigma factor, which translates to MTEKPQNETQVNDSAAETALSDGRQAFLGFLVRRLRNRADAEDVLQEFCIRVLTRKDQLRDVERMDAWLYAILRTTMNDHFRKLARRGRLSEAYGREPEEWSDDAPGQMAQFCLCLSGLIPALRHADADLIRRIDFGEEGHATVAADLGLTRNALGVRLHRARAGLRDALTGHCGKCCKTGWDDCYCPPVGCESPENETHCAPEEAPT; encoded by the coding sequence ATGACAGAAAAACCGCAAAACGAGACGCAGGTTAACGACAGCGCAGCCGAAACAGCACTATCGGACGGGCGACAGGCCTTTCTGGGTTTTCTAGTGCGGCGGCTGCGCAACCGGGCCGATGCCGAGGATGTCCTGCAAGAATTCTGCATTCGGGTGCTGACGCGCAAAGATCAGTTGCGGGATGTGGAGCGGATGGATGCCTGGCTTTACGCGATCTTGCGAACGACGATGAACGATCACTTCCGCAAATTGGCAAGGCGCGGGCGTCTGAGCGAGGCTTATGGCCGGGAACCAGAGGAGTGGTCGGATGATGCGCCCGGGCAGATGGCGCAATTTTGCCTGTGTCTGAGCGGCCTGATACCCGCGCTGCGCCACGCCGATGCCGACCTGATCCGGCGGATTGACTTCGGCGAGGAAGGCCACGCTACGGTTGCTGCCGACTTGGGATTAACCCGAAATGCGCTTGGAGTACGCCTGCATCGTGCGCGTGCCGGCCTACGTGATGCGCTGACGGGCCATTGCGGCAAGTGCTGCAAGACAGGCTGGGACGATTGCTACTGTCCGCCGGTCGGGTGCGAAAGTCCGGAAAACGAAACGCACTGCGCGCCGGAGGAAGCACCCACCTGA
- the petA gene encoding ubiquinol-cytochrome c reductase iron-sulfur subunit yields the protein MPDAEQKTEETGKAERRDFLYYAAATTGAVAAGAGIWPLIDSMNPSADVVSQSTISIDLTEVAVGTRITAKWAGKPVFIWRRSPETIAKARATPLDDLIDPIDYTDENPNNAQDMPALDVNRSADEAGEWLIVIGICTHLGCVPVGQNGASVGEFGGWFCPCHGSHYDRSGRIRKGPAPRNLDIPRYSLGTDLMLTIGA from the coding sequence ATGCCCGACGCAGAGCAAAAAACGGAAGAAACCGGCAAAGCCGAACGCCGCGACTTCCTATATTATGCAGCCGCCACCACGGGAGCGGTCGCGGCAGGTGCTGGCATCTGGCCGCTGATCGATTCCATGAATCCCTCGGCCGATGTGGTCAGCCAGTCGACGATCTCCATCGACCTGACGGAGGTGGCTGTAGGCACTCGAATCACCGCCAAATGGGCCGGTAAGCCGGTCTTCATCTGGCGCCGCTCACCCGAGACGATCGCAAAGGCACGCGCCACGCCGCTTGATGACCTTATCGACCCGATTGATTACACGGATGAAAATCCCAACAACGCTCAGGATATGCCAGCGCTCGATGTAAACCGGTCTGCAGATGAGGCCGGCGAGTGGCTGATCGTGATCGGGATCTGCACTCACCTGGGTTGCGTACCGGTCGGCCAGAATGGCGCCAGCGTTGGAGAGTTCGGAGGCTGGTTCTGCCCGTGCCACGGATCCCACTACGACCGGTCCGGCCGCATCCGCAAAGGGCCTGCACCGCGCAATCTTGATATTCCGCGCTATAGCCTTGGGACCGATCTGATGCTGACTATTGGCGCTTGA
- a CDS encoding CBS domain-containing protein, translating into MKAQDFMTATVISVPQSATVAEATELMLAHHVSALPVTDADGKLAGLISEGDLMQRIRDENGPRRSWCLDLFKGTGESAQDFVKVRSHKVSDMMTGE; encoded by the coding sequence ATGAAAGCACAGGACTTCATGACCGCGACGGTCATCTCGGTCCCGCAGAGCGCGACGGTTGCCGAGGCGACCGAACTTATGCTGGCGCATCATGTCAGCGCGCTGCCGGTCACCGATGCCGACGGAAAGCTTGCCGGACTTATCAGCGAAGGCGATCTGATGCAGCGCATCCGTGACGAGAATGGCCCCCGCCGATCTTGGTGCCTCGATCTGTTCAAAGGCACCGGGGAATCGGCACAGGATTTTGTGAAGGTGCGCAGCCACAAAGTTTCGGACATGATGACAGGCGAGTGA
- a CDS encoding CBS domain-containing protein → MIRIDEDTFVGTIARLLKKYRIKRVPVTRLGAIVGIVSRSNLLHALSAIAGGALPEPSQDDRDLRARIETALKEVPDITVSLVNFTVEDGHVSV, encoded by the coding sequence GTGATCCGCATCGACGAGGACACCTTCGTTGGAACTATCGCACGGCTGCTCAAAAAATACCGGATCAAGCGGGTTCCGGTAACGCGCCTTGGCGCAATCGTGGGTATCGTAAGCCGCTCAAACCTGTTGCACGCTCTCTCTGCGATCGCGGGCGGGGCGTTGCCCGAGCCTTCCCAAGACGACCGTGACCTACGCGCCCGCATCGAGACCGCATTGAAAGAGGTGCCCGATATCACGGTTAGCCTTGTCAATTTCACAGTGGAGGATGGCCACGTTTCTGTCTAG
- a CDS encoding copper-binding protein produces the protein MKTLSLSILALVLSAPLAMAQTSDRTDHSQMQMSDTQMEGAVHTTATLNSIGDGTVNVSHDPIPEIGWPAMTMDFALTAEAQMMGEVSVGDKVTLMLIKGEDGMYAIGAMVPE, from the coding sequence CCTCGCCCTTGTGTTGTCAGCGCCCCTGGCGATGGCGCAAACCAGCGACAGGACGGATCATTCCCAGATGCAGATGAGCGATACGCAAATGGAAGGCGCGGTGCATACCACCGCCACCCTGAATTCCATCGGCGACGGCACCGTCAATGTCAGCCATGATCCGATCCCCGAAATAGGCTGGCCCGCGATGACCATGGATTTTGCCCTCACTGCCGAGGCGCAGATGATGGGCGAGGTTTCGGTCGGAGACAAAGTCACTCTGATGCTGATCAAGGGCGAAGATGGCATGTATGCCATTGGCGCTATGGTGCCGGAGTAA